In the Candidatus Krumholzibacteriia bacterium genome, GGCGGTCGCCGAGGTCGTCGACGCCCTCGAGGCAGCCGGGGCAACAGCCTTGTCGGTGCAGGGCGACGTCTCGAGCGAGGAAGACGTCGAGCGAATGATCTCGGAGAGTTGCGATGCCCTGGGCACGATCGACATCCTCGTCAACAACGCCGGGATCCAGAAAGATGCTCGCTTCGCCGACATGACGCTCGACGAATGGAACGACGTCATCGGGGTGAATCTCACCGGTCAGTTCCTGTGTGCGCGGGCTGCGGTCCGCGAGTTCCTCGCCCACGGCGACCGAACGGAAGTCTGTGCGGCCGCCGGGAAGATCATCGGCATCAGCTCGGTGCACGACGTCATTCCCTGGGCAGGCCACGTCAACTACGCGGCCAGCAAGGGTGGGGCGCAGCTCATGATGAAGAGCATTGCCCAGGAGTTGGCACCGTACCGGATCCGGGTGAACTCGGTCGCCCCGGGGGCCATCCGTACGCCGATCAACGAGCAAGCCTGGCGCGACCGGGACGACTACGAGGAGCTCGTACGGTTGATCCCGGCCGGTCGGATCGGAGAGGCCGAGGACGTCGCCCGCGCGGTGGTCTGGCTCGCGTCGGACCACGCGGACTACGTCACCGGAGCCACGCTGTACGTGGACGGCGGGATGCAGCTGTATCCGGGCTTCAGCGAAGCCGGTTGAGGGGTGGCTGGAGGGATCCCACCTCCACCGGGTTCGACGGGTCGTTGCTCCACTCGAACCATCCGCCGTCGAACACCGCCACGTCGGGCCATCCCTGGAACCAGGCGTTGAAGAAGGCCTCGCTGCCCCGCCAGCCCGTGCCGCAGTAGAAGGCGGTGCGGCGGCCGGGTGCGAGCCCGGCGGCGGTCCACGCCGCGGAGACCTCGTGGAACTCGCGCGTGGTGTGGTCGAGATTGCGGTAGTTCTCCATGTGGTAGGCGTCGCTGCCGCAGTGTCCGAACACGGCCCCGGGGATCCGCCCGCGCCGCTCGATGTAGTCGTAGCCGCTCACCTCGCCGCGGTACTCGGGCTCGCTCCGCACGCAGACCAGGTCGGCGGTGTCGGAGGCGAGCA is a window encoding:
- the fabG gene encoding 3-oxoacyl-ACP reductase FabG, which codes for MNGRTSDARDSGREGLPSHIPGTVTPREPLGEILKGQKALVTGGTSGIGRAVALALAEAGADVAVNHLSDSEAVAEVVDALEAAGATALSVQGDVSSEEDVERMISESCDALGTIDILVNNAGIQKDARFADMTLDEWNDVIGVNLTGQFLCARAAVREFLAHGDRTEVCAAAGKIIGISSVHDVIPWAGHVNYAASKGGAQLMMKSIAQELAPYRIRVNSVAPGAIRTPINEQAWRDRDDYEELVRLIPAGRIGEAEDVARAVVWLASDHADYVTGATLYVDGGMQLYPGFSEAG